A window from Candidatus Omnitrophota bacterium encodes these proteins:
- the trpE gene encoding anthranilate synthase component I — MSYAPSKEEFIRLAKKGNLIPVFKDITADLGTPVSAFMKIDKSDYSFLLESVEGGEKIARFSFLGSGPSLVFKSKGRNIEIIENGKTKRFAASGDPLAEMKKILERYKFVHTAGLPRFCGGLVGFMGYDMVRFFEELPSKNPDELKVPDSVFLLTDTILIFDHVKHKIKVVSNAHIEGDPSKAYGKAIKKIDNLVKLLDAPLAVKTNRTAKPKNFHLDVRSNFTKPGFISIVKKAKSYIRIGDIIQAVPSQRFSAKITSSGIDLYRALRMINPSPYMYYLKLGDLSLVGASPELMVRSEDGIVKLRPIAGTRPRGRDEEEEKRLEKNLLSSVKERAEHIMLVDLGRNDIGRVCRYGTVKVSELMVIEKYSHVMHIVSECTGKLKPNKDMFDVIRATFPAGTVSGAPKVRAMEIIEELENTRRGPYAGLVGYFSFSGNTDTCINIRTIVKKGNNAYVQAGGGIVADSDPEKEYQETVNKARATMKAIEAAEKGI, encoded by the coding sequence ATGAGCTACGCACCTTCAAAAGAGGAATTTATAAGGCTTGCAAAGAAAGGCAACCTGATACCCGTCTTTAAGGATATCACCGCGGACCTCGGGACGCCTGTCTCGGCTTTCATGAAGATCGACAAGAGCGATTATTCGTTCCTGCTTGAATCGGTCGAGGGCGGGGAGAAGATAGCGAGGTTTTCGTTCCTTGGTTCCGGCCCGTCCCTGGTATTCAAGAGCAAGGGACGCAATATAGAGATAATCGAGAACGGGAAAACGAAACGGTTTGCCGCATCCGGCGACCCTCTCGCGGAGATGAAGAAGATCCTTGAGAGGTATAAATTTGTCCATACAGCCGGCCTCCCGCGTTTCTGCGGCGGGCTTGTCGGTTTCATGGGTTACGATATGGTGAGGTTTTTCGAGGAACTGCCTTCCAAAAATCCCGACGAGCTGAAGGTCCCTGATTCGGTCTTTCTCCTGACCGACACGATACTGATATTCGACCACGTTAAACATAAGATAAAGGTCGTATCTAACGCGCACATCGAAGGGGATCCCTCAAAGGCATACGGTAAGGCCATAAAAAAGATCGATAACCTGGTAAAGCTCCTGGACGCCCCGCTCGCCGTCAAGACAAACAGGACCGCGAAACCCAAAAATTTCCATCTGGATGTAAGATCAAATTTTACAAAGCCGGGATTTATCTCTATTGTTAAAAAAGCGAAGAGCTATATCAGGATAGGCGACATAATCCAGGCAGTCCCCTCCCAGAGGTTCAGCGCGAAAATAACCTCCTCGGGAATCGACCTCTACCGCGCGCTGCGGATGATAAATCCCTCTCCTTACATGTATTATCTCAAGTTAGGGGACCTGTCGCTGGTCGGCGCTTCGCCCGAGCTTATGGTAAGGAGCGAGGACGGGATAGTCAAACTGAGGCCGATAGCCGGCACAAGGCCCAGGGGCAGGGACGAAGAGGAAGAGAAACGGCTTGAAAAAAACCTCCTCTCCAGCGTGAAGGAGAGGGCGGAGCATATAATGCTCGTCGACCTCGGCCGCAACGATATCGGCCGCGTCTGCAGGTACGGGACGGTAAAGGTCTCAGAGCTTATGGTCATCGAGAAATATTCCCATGTGATGCACATAGTCAGCGAATGCACCGGGAAACTCAAACCCAATAAGGATATGTTTGACGTGATAAGGGCGACCTTCCCTGCCGGGACTGTCTCAGGCGCGCCGAAGGTCAGGGCGATGGAGATAATAGAGGAACTGGAGAATACGCGGCGCGGCCCGTATGCAGGGCTTGTCGGGTATTTCAGTTTTTCCGGGAATACCGACACCTGCATAAATATCAGGACGATCGTAAAAAAGGGCAACAATGCCTATGTCCAGGCCGGAGGCGGGATAGTCGCGGATTCGGACCCGGAAAAGGAATACCAGGAAACGGTAAATAAAGCCAGGGCGACCATGAAGGCGATCGAGGCCGCCGAAAAAGGGATTTAA
- the hisH gene encoding imidazole glycerol phosphate synthase subunit HisH, with protein MIVVVDYGMGNLRSVSKALEKAGARVKVSNKPRDILRADKVIVPGVGAFKDAMAELKSRRLIEPIKEFTGRGKPFLGLCLGLQLIFSKSEEGGISKGLDLLKGKVVKFRSKRLKIPHMGWNQLTIKGNCPLLKGVPEGSYFYFVHSYYAVPADKGCVAAWTGYGVKFPSVVCSDNIYATQFHPEKSQELGLKILRNFVKL; from the coding sequence ATGATCGTCGTAGTCGATTACGGTATGGGCAACCTCCGCAGCGTCTCCAAGGCATTGGAAAAGGCCGGGGCCCGTGTAAAAGTTTCAAACAAACCCCGTGATATCCTGCGAGCCGATAAAGTGATCGTGCCCGGGGTCGGCGCATTCAAAGACGCTATGGCGGAGCTTAAGTCGCGCCGCCTGATAGAGCCTATAAAGGAATTTACCGGAAGAGGAAAGCCCTTTCTGGGCCTGTGCCTGGGGCTCCAGCTTATATTTTCCAAGAGCGAAGAAGGCGGTATAAGCAAAGGCCTGGACCTTTTAAAAGGCAAGGTCGTAAAGTTCAGGTCGAAGAGATTGAAGATACCGCATATGGGATGGAACCAATTAACGATAAAAGGGAATTGCCCGCTGCTTAAAGGCGTGCCCGAAGGCTCATATTTCTACTTCGTCCACTCTTATTACGCGGTCCCGGCGGATAAAGGATGCGTCGCGGCCTGGACAGGCTACGGCGTCAAATTCCCGTCGGTGGTCTGTTCGGATAATATTTACGCGACCCAGTTCCACCCCGAGAAGAGCCAGGAGCTGGGCCTGAAGATACTGAGGAATTTCGTAAAGCTATGA
- a CDS encoding Do family serine endopeptidase produces MFKRFVFVSVFTVLVFGLNGLASANPQDLSVAKALENTFGEVADKAGVAVVSISTVHTAKMGGAQVPMGNDEMFRQFFKDFFGDIPEREFQQRGLGSGFIIDADGFILTNQHVIDGADKIEVTLSDGRKFPAKVKGQDERADLAVLKINAKNLKALELDDSDNVKIGQFAIAVGNPFGIANKPTVTVGVISALNRSLPRSRGDKDYSDLLQTDAAINPGNSGGPLVDIEGKVIGINVAIISTTGGYQGIGFAIPINTAKRVLSDLISGRKVLYGWLGVNVQDLDEDLAKQFGLTETNGVLVARTLAGSPAEKGKMKSGDIIKSFDGKPVENVRELLKLVGRAPIGKKVKVVVLRDKRDAALDIEIAQRPEELKEYAEAELGNWRGLEAKELTPAISQKYKVTEKGGVVVTNVEPGSPADEAGLRRGDVILEINKKPVKNMKDYDETLKSAKGDVLILTSRGYGVVKEEAKEEQKDNGKK; encoded by the coding sequence ATGTTTAAGCGGTTCGTATTTGTATCGGTATTTACGGTACTTGTATTCGGTTTGAACGGCCTGGCATCGGCTAACCCGCAGGACTTAAGCGTCGCAAAAGCTCTTGAAAATACTTTCGGAGAAGTAGCTGATAAGGCAGGCGTGGCAGTCGTCTCCATCTCGACGGTCCATACGGCGAAGATGGGCGGCGCTCAGGTCCCGATGGGAAACGATGAGATGTTCCGCCAATTTTTCAAGGACTTCTTTGGCGACATTCCCGAACGCGAGTTCCAGCAGCGCGGCCTCGGCTCAGGCTTCATAATCGACGCGGACGGTTTCATCCTCACAAACCAGCATGTAATCGACGGCGCCGATAAGATAGAGGTCACGTTATCCGACGGCAGGAAGTTCCCGGCGAAGGTAAAGGGGCAGGACGAGAGGGCGGACCTGGCAGTATTGAAGATAAACGCCAAGAACCTTAAGGCCCTCGAGCTGGACGATTCAGACAATGTTAAGATCGGTCAATTCGCGATAGCGGTCGGCAATCCCTTCGGCATAGCCAATAAACCGACGGTAACGGTAGGGGTAATAAGCGCGCTTAACCGTTCTTTGCCGCGTTCACGCGGGGACAAGGATTATTCCGACCTGCTGCAGACCGACGCGGCGATAAATCCGGGTAATAGCGGAGGTCCGCTGGTTGATATCGAGGGGAAGGTAATAGGGATAAATGTCGCGATAATATCCACGACAGGCGGATACCAGGGCATTGGATTCGCTATCCCGATAAATACGGCGAAACGCGTCTTAAGCGACCTCATCTCAGGCAGGAAGGTGCTTTACGGCTGGCTCGGCGTGAACGTGCAGGACCTCGATGAGGACCTTGCTAAACAGTTCGGCCTTACCGAGACGAATGGCGTCCTGGTCGCCAGGACTTTGGCCGGCAGCCCCGCCGAGAAGGGCAAGATGAAGAGCGGGGATATCATCAAATCTTTCGACGGCAAACCGGTCGAAAATGTACGAGAGCTGTTAAAGCTCGTAGGAAGGGCACCGATCGGAAAGAAAGTAAAGGTTGTTGTCCTCAGGGACAAGAGAGATGCCGCGCTTGATATAGAGATCGCGCAGAGGCCGGAAGAGCTCAAGGAATATGCCGAAGCAGAATTGGGCAACTGGCGCGGGTTAGAAGCCAAGGAGTTGACGCCGGCTATCTCACAAAAATACAAGGTCACGGAAAAGGGCGGTGTGGTCGTCACGAATGTAGAGCCGGGCAGCCCGGCCGATGAGGCAGGCCTCAGGCGCGGCGACGTTATCCTGGAGATAAATAAGAAACCGGTAAAGAACATGAAAGACTACGATGAGACGCTAAAATCGGCAAAGGGCGATGTTCTTATCCTCACCTCGCGCGGATACGGCGTGGTCAAAGAAGAAGCAAAAGAGGAACAAAAAGATAACGGAAAAAAATAA
- the hisF gene encoding imidazole glycerol phosphate synthase subunit HisF has product MFTKRIIPCLDVKDGRVVKGVKFLNLRDAGDPVTNASFYEKEGADELVFLDITASYEDRDIMLEVVRRTAEKVFMPLTVGGGIRNIADIRNLLKAGADKVSINTAAVNDPGFISGSSGRFGDQCIVVAIDAKRKGKSWEVYTHGGRTPTGKDAIKWAREAERRGAGEILLTSMDRDGTKIGYDLELTRAISGAVGIPVIASGGAGTLEDLYDGLTKGKADAVLAASIFHFKEFSIKEAKQFLNKKGVAVRL; this is encoded by the coding sequence ATGTTCACAAAAAGGATAATACCCTGCCTCGACGTAAAGGACGGGCGTGTCGTAAAGGGCGTGAAATTCCTGAACCTGCGCGACGCGGGAGACCCGGTCACGAACGCGTCATTTTATGAAAAAGAGGGCGCTGACGAGCTGGTCTTCCTAGATATAACCGCCAGTTACGAGGACAGGGATATCATGCTCGAGGTCGTGAGGCGGACGGCTGAGAAGGTCTTTATGCCGCTTACCGTCGGCGGCGGGATAAGGAATATCGCCGACATACGCAACCTGTTAAAAGCCGGGGCGGATAAAGTCTCGATAAACACGGCAGCGGTGAATGATCCCGGGTTCATCTCCGGATCGTCCGGCAGGTTCGGCGACCAGTGTATAGTTGTCGCGATAGACGCGAAGCGCAAGGGAAAGAGCTGGGAAGTTTACACCCACGGCGGAAGGACGCCCACGGGAAAGGACGCCATCAAGTGGGCGAGAGAGGCCGAGAGGCGCGGCGCAGGCGAAATACTGTTGACCTCAATGGACCGCGACGGGACAAAGATCGGCTATGACCTGGAGCTCACCCGAGCCATATCCGGGGCGGTAGGAATACCCGTGATAGCCTCCGGCGGCGCGGGCACGCTCGAAGACCTTTACGACGGATTGACGAAGGGAAAGGCGGACGCGGTACTGGCCGCGTCGATATTCCATTTTAAGGAGTTTTCGATAAAGGAAGCCAAGCAATTCTTAAATAAAAAGGGAGTCGCTGTCAGGCTATGA
- the hisD gene encoding histidinol dehydrogenase encodes MKVIKLYSKEFEKLCNRYSNRKKRVTECVSRIIEDVKANGDDAVIKYTRKFDKVKLSARQLRVTESEASGAFQDIDSEFISELKNIIDNVTKFYKKQFKGKKSWRIVDGDGVVLGEKYAPIERVGIYVPAGTAPLISTVYMTVLPAQVAGVKSIVLCTPPNQYQSIDPHILAVANLLKVDEIYKVGGAQAIAALAFGTKTIPKVDKIVGPGNDYVTEAKRQVFGYVDIDMIAGPSEVVILANRSTNPLFAIKDLEAQSEHFKGLPILVTTSKPLAKTLKKEVANGYIILAKNLDEACDIVNRLAPEHLQIMVKNPQKWLKKINNAGAIFLGQYSPTAIGDYVAGPSHVLPTSGTARFFSGLGVEDFVKSSHIISYSKKALEKAKKSIEKISKLEGLNKHMESIKVRF; translated from the coding sequence ATGAAAGTAATAAAGCTTTACAGCAAGGAATTCGAGAAACTCTGCAACCGGTATAGCAACCGCAAGAAACGCGTCACCGAGTGCGTCAGCAGGATAATAGAGGACGTCAAGGCGAACGGCGACGACGCGGTCATAAAGTACACGCGCAAGTTCGACAAGGTAAAACTCTCGGCCAGGCAGCTAAGGGTCACCGAGAGCGAAGCGAGCGGCGCGTTCCAGGATATCGACTCCGAATTCATATCCGAACTCAAGAATATCATCGATAACGTCACTAAATTTTATAAGAAACAGTTTAAAGGCAAGAAGTCGTGGAGGATAGTCGACGGCGACGGCGTAGTGCTCGGCGAGAAATATGCGCCTATCGAAAGGGTCGGTATATACGTCCCGGCCGGCACAGCCCCGCTCATATCTACGGTATATATGACAGTCCTGCCGGCGCAGGTGGCCGGCGTGAAATCCATCGTCCTCTGCACGCCCCCGAACCAGTATCAAAGCATCGACCCGCACATACTGGCGGTCGCGAACCTGCTCAAGGTCGACGAGATCTATAAGGTTGGCGGCGCCCAGGCGATAGCCGCGCTCGCTTTCGGCACGAAGACTATCCCGAAAGTGGATAAGATAGTCGGGCCGGGAAACGATTACGTCACCGAGGCGAAGCGTCAGGTCTTCGGTTATGTCGATATAGACATGATAGCCGGCCCGTCCGAGGTGGTCATACTCGCGAACAGGTCGACGAACCCGCTCTTCGCGATAAAGGACCTTGAGGCGCAGAGCGAGCACTTCAAAGGCCTGCCGATACTGGTCACGACATCGAAGCCGCTCGCGAAGACGCTCAAGAAAGAGGTCGCGAACGGTTATATAATCCTGGCGAAGAACCTCGATGAGGCGTGCGATATAGTCAACCGCCTCGCGCCGGAGCACTTACAGATAATGGTAAAGAACCCGCAGAAGTGGCTTAAGAAGATAAATAACGCGGGGGCCATATTCCTGGGCCAATATTCACCCACTGCTATAGGGGATTATGTTGCAGGGCCGAGCCATGTCCTGCCTACGAGCGGGACAGCAAGGTTCTTCTCAGGCCTCGGCGTGGAGGACTTCGTGAAGTCATCCCACATCATATCGTATTCTAAGAAAGCGCTGGAGAAGGCAAAGAAGTCGATTGAGAAGATATCGAAGCTCGAGGGGCTGAATAAGCACATGGAATCCATCAAAGTGAGGTTCTAG
- the hisA gene encoding 1-(5-phosphoribosyl)-5-[(5-phosphoribosylamino)methylideneamino]imidazole-4-carboxamide isomerase translates to MIVIPAVDIRGGKVVRLFRGDFSKETVYSADPVKMALRWQSEGAKRLHLVDLDGALEGKLKNLDWIRKITASIDIPVEVGGGIRTEADLQTIIRAGASYAILGTKACEDEEFLKKAVDKYKDKIIVSLDVKDGFLQTKGWVNPTDIKAADFAKRIKTLGVQAVEYTDISRDGTLQGPGFANILDFISKVKMDMIVSGGISSLADLRILKEYNKKEIIGIIVGRAIYDGKIMLREANKICSQKG, encoded by the coding sequence ATGATAGTAATACCTGCGGTAGACATAAGAGGAGGAAAGGTCGTAAGGCTTTTCAGGGGGGATTTTTCCAAGGAGACGGTCTATTCGGCCGACCCGGTCAAGATGGCGCTCAGGTGGCAGAGCGAAGGAGCCAAGCGCCTCCATTTAGTCGACCTCGACGGCGCGCTCGAGGGAAAATTAAAGAACCTCGACTGGATACGCAAGATCACCGCCTCGATCGATATCCCGGTTGAAGTCGGCGGCGGCATAAGGACCGAGGCAGACCTCCAAACGATAATCAGGGCCGGCGCCTCATACGCCATACTCGGCACCAAGGCCTGCGAGGACGAGGAGTTCCTTAAAAAAGCTGTGGACAAATACAAGGATAAAATAATCGTAAGCCTCGACGTAAAAGACGGGTTTCTTCAGACGAAAGGATGGGTCAACCCGACCGATATAAAAGCGGCTGATTTCGCGAAAAGGATAAAGACGCTCGGCGTGCAGGCGGTCGAATATACGGACATCTCGCGGGACGGCACGCTCCAGGGGCCGGGTTTCGCGAATATCCTGGACTTCATAAGCAAGGTAAAGATGGATATGATCGTCTCCGGCGGAATCTCGAGCCTCGCCGACCTGAGGATCCTGAAGGAATATAACAAAAAAGAGATAATCGGAATAATAGTCGGCCGCGCGATCTATGACGGAAAGATCATGCTCAGGGAAGCAAACAAGATATGTTCACAAAAAGGATAA
- a CDS encoding regulatory protein RecX, producing the protein MFLSSPRADTAWSKKKQKRNKKITEKNKVEIDEEVLQKAKADASRLLRFRPRSVKEMAQRLKQKGHRGFVIARVIDELIEKKSLDDRVFCRLWIGDRMHIKPAGRNLITRELKAKGVDDETIGAAFGELNGSFNEYEIAMPLVRGKMAHMKGIEKEKAKKKLLDFLGRRGFSYNTIWKIIKENYDYGPTEE; encoded by the coding sequence ATGTTCTTATCCTCACCTCGCGCGGATACGGCGTGGTCAAAGAAGAAGCAAAAGAGGAACAAAAAGATAACGGAAAAAAATAAAGTCGAAATAGACGAAGAGGTTTTGCAGAAGGCGAAGGCGGATGCCTCAAGGCTATTGAGGTTCCGCCCTCGCAGCGTCAAGGAGATGGCGCAGCGGCTCAAGCAAAAAGGCCATCGGGGTTTCGTGATCGCCCGGGTCATAGACGAGTTGATAGAAAAAAAGTCGCTGGACGACAGGGTCTTCTGCAGGCTTTGGATCGGCGACAGGATGCATATCAAGCCGGCAGGCAGGAACCTCATCACCAGAGAGCTTAAAGCCAAGGGCGTGGATGATGAGACCATCGGCGCGGCATTCGGCGAACTAAACGGCTCGTTCAACGAATATGAGATAGCGATGCCTCTGGTGCGCGGGAAGATGGCGCACATGAAAGGGATCGAAAAAGAGAAGGCGAAGAAGAAGCTCCTCGATTTCCTGGGCAGGCGCGGGTTCTCCTATAACACGATATGGAAGATAATCAAAGAAAATTATGACTACGGACCAACTGAGGAGTAA
- the alaS gene encoding alanine--tRNA ligase, giving the protein MTTDQLRSKFLSFFASKGHPVIPSDSLVPKDDPSLLFTGAGMNQFKDYFLGNRKDMKRAASCQKCLRTGDLDNVGKTPSHHSFFEMLGNFSFGDYFKEEAIAWAWEFLTKELGMKEKDLWVSVYKDDDEAYKIWSEKIKVPKEKITRFGAHDNFWPANAPEDGPNGPCGPCSEIYVDRGEKYGCGDPKCGPGCGKCKRYVEVWNLVFTQFNRVGVNKLEPLPSKNIDTGMGLERLASVIQGVATNFETDIFKPIVDEIDQLIDDPEKKNNAKADKKGVGHRNAIADHIRAAVFCVADGVLPANTGRGYVLKTLIRRSLVHGKFLGFDKPFLYKLVDPVVRAMKGGYPEIGSRRENISVIIKSEEEKFFQISEDVRVDLENLAALLKAGKKDTIPGEKVFYFHDTRGLPIDLIKEFAAGEGMKLDLGGYERLMEEQRKKSRGATKLSGDIFAETLTAAVLGSGVRSEFIGYDKLESSADIKAIIIDNKSVNEVAGPSEFAVILDVTPFYGETGGQVGDTGVLENNDFKADVVDTKLIEKIPVHICRLEKGRVKTGDKVNAKVDIHRRMAIARHHTATHLLQAALRKVLGAHVNQSGSLVAPERLRFDFTHFKGLTGEELEAAESLVNDYIRRNAPLKVKEMDLEEAKKSGATALFGEKYDMKVRVVSVEDISRELCGGTHLNATGEIGLFKITGESSVAAGIRRIEAIAGEAAYNKIKESESGLKAVAEMLKIKPEDLPAQIEKLANRVKDLEKRLKNYEASNISEKAKDLVSKKELLDNSITLIARRMDGCAPDTLVSLTDAIKTVLKEKAVSILLGAYDEKAFIVVGMSQDLAKSGLDSRAVIKYISKIILGGGGGRPDLAQAGGKDISKLDEALKAGIAAVKELKI; this is encoded by the coding sequence ATGACTACGGACCAACTGAGGAGTAAATTCCTCTCATTTTTCGCTTCGAAAGGCCATCCTGTCATCCCGTCAGACTCGTTAGTCCCGAAGGACGATCCGTCGCTGCTATTTACCGGCGCTGGGATGAACCAGTTCAAGGATTATTTCCTCGGAAACCGCAAAGATATGAAACGGGCGGCGAGCTGCCAGAAGTGCCTTAGGACCGGCGACCTCGATAATGTCGGCAAGACCCCGTCGCACCATTCCTTCTTCGAAATGCTCGGCAATTTCTCTTTCGGCGATTACTTCAAGGAAGAGGCGATAGCGTGGGCCTGGGAATTCCTTACAAAAGAGCTCGGGATGAAAGAGAAGGACCTCTGGGTGTCGGTCTATAAGGATGACGACGAGGCCTATAAGATATGGTCGGAGAAGATAAAAGTCCCAAAAGAAAAGATCACGAGATTCGGCGCGCATGATAATTTCTGGCCGGCGAACGCGCCTGAGGACGGGCCGAACGGGCCGTGCGGCCCATGTTCCGAGATATATGTCGACCGGGGCGAGAAGTACGGCTGCGGGGACCCCAAGTGCGGCCCGGGCTGCGGCAAGTGCAAGAGATACGTGGAGGTATGGAACCTCGTATTCACGCAGTTCAACCGCGTAGGGGTGAACAAGCTCGAGCCGCTGCCCAGTAAAAATATAGACACAGGCATGGGGCTTGAGCGCCTGGCATCTGTCATACAGGGTGTTGCGACAAATTTCGAGACGGATATCTTTAAGCCGATAGTCGATGAGATAGATCAGTTGATAGATGACCCGGAAAAAAAGAACAACGCTAAGGCCGACAAGAAAGGGGTAGGCCACAGGAACGCGATCGCCGACCATATACGGGCTGCGGTATTCTGTGTCGCCGACGGGGTTCTGCCGGCGAATACCGGCAGGGGATATGTCTTAAAGACGCTGATACGCCGTTCGCTGGTCCACGGAAAATTCCTCGGTTTCGATAAGCCGTTCTTATACAAGCTGGTCGATCCGGTCGTGAGGGCGATGAAGGGCGGTTACCCGGAGATCGGCTCGCGGCGCGAGAATATCAGCGTCATTATAAAATCCGAAGAGGAGAAATTCTTCCAGATAAGCGAAGACGTGAGGGTAGACCTCGAGAATTTGGCCGCCTTGTTAAAGGCCGGAAAGAAAGACACAATACCGGGGGAGAAGGTATTTTATTTCCATGATACCCGCGGACTGCCGATAGACCTGATAAAAGAATTCGCGGCGGGAGAGGGGATGAAACTCGACCTCGGAGGCTACGAGCGGCTGATGGAAGAGCAGCGCAAAAAGTCCCGGGGCGCGACAAAACTCTCCGGAGACATATTTGCGGAGACGCTGACAGCCGCGGTCTTGGGCTCCGGCGTAAGATCGGAATTCATAGGATACGATAAATTAGAATCCAGCGCGGACATAAAAGCCATAATAATAGATAACAAATCGGTCAATGAAGTGGCCGGTCCTTCGGAGTTCGCTGTCATACTAGATGTTACGCCTTTTTACGGTGAGACCGGCGGCCAGGTCGGTGACACAGGGGTACTCGAAAACAATGATTTTAAGGCCGATGTTGTAGATACAAAACTGATAGAAAAGATCCCTGTGCATATCTGCAGGCTCGAAAAAGGGCGCGTAAAGACGGGCGACAAGGTCAATGCGAAGGTCGACATCCACCGCCGGATGGCCATTGCCAGGCACCATACGGCCACGCATTTATTGCAGGCGGCGTTAAGGAAAGTGCTTGGGGCACATGTCAACCAGTCGGGTTCTCTCGTCGCGCCGGAGAGGTTGAGGTTCGACTTCACGCATTTCAAGGGTCTGACCGGGGAAGAGCTTGAGGCGGCCGAGAGCCTGGTAAATGATTATATCAGGCGCAACGCTCCGCTCAAGGTAAAAGAGATGGACCTTGAGGAAGCAAAGAAGTCCGGAGCGACCGCCTTATTCGGCGAAAAATATGACATGAAGGTGCGCGTAGTGAGCGTCGAGGATATCTCCAGGGAATTGTGCGGAGGGACGCACCTGAACGCCACCGGCGAGATAGGGCTATTCAAGATTACCGGCGAGTCGTCTGTCGCGGCGGGGATACGCAGGATAGAGGCGATCGCGGGAGAAGCCGCTTACAATAAAATAAAGGAATCCGAAAGCGGCCTGAAGGCCGTGGCAGAGATGCTGAAGATAAAACCGGAAGACCTGCCGGCGCAGATAGAAAAGCTCGCAAACCGGGTAAAAGACCTCGAAAAGAGGCTCAAGAATTACGAGGCGTCCAACATTTCGGAGAAGGCGAAAGACCTTGTTTCGAAGAAGGAATTATTGGATAATAGCATCACTCTTATCGCGAGGAGGATGGATGGCTGCGCTCCCGATACTCTCGTGAGCCTAACCGACGCCATAAAGACTGTCCTGAAAGAGAAAGCAGTATCTATATTGCTCGGCGCGTATGATGAAAAGGCTTTTATAGTCGTAGGCATGTCCCAGGACCTGGCCAAGTCAGGACTCGATTCGCGCGCCGTCATTAAATATATATCAAAGATAATCTTAGGCGGCGGCGGGGGAAGGCCAGACCTTGCCCAGGCCGGAGGCAAGGATATCTCAAAGCTTGATGAGGCACTGAAGGCCGGCATCGCGGCGGTAAAGGAACTTAAAATATGA
- the hisB gene encoding imidazoleglycerol-phosphate dehydratase HisB, with product MKKRTVKHRRKTTETDVKIELNIDGSGKFRVYTGVGFLDHMLTLFARHGCFDLKILAKGDLKVDIHHTNEDVGIALGEAFAKALGKKKGIRRFGSMNVAVPMEEALARIALDISGRPSLYMRCVGKPVPPTYIDRQGYSLNSAKQFLEAFVRNAGINLHIEYRGEDLHHVLEAIFKALGRAMCDATRLDPRIKGVPSTKGKL from the coding sequence ATGAAAAAAAGGACCGTAAAACACCGCAGGAAGACGACAGAGACGGACGTGAAAATAGAGCTCAACATCGACGGGAGCGGCAAATTCCGCGTCTATACCGGAGTCGGGTTCCTCGACCACATGCTTACTCTGTTCGCCAGGCACGGTTGTTTCGACCTTAAGATCCTCGCGAAGGGCGACCTCAAAGTGGATATCCATCACACGAACGAAGACGTGGGTATAGCGCTCGGCGAGGCCTTCGCTAAGGCTCTCGGGAAGAAAAAAGGCATCCGCAGGTTCGGCTCGATGAACGTCGCGGTTCCTATGGAAGAGGCCCTCGCCCGCATCGCCCTGGACATAAGCGGCAGGCCTTCGCTTTATATGCGGTGCGTGGGGAAACCCGTACCGCCGACATATATCGACAGGCAGGGATATTCCCTTAACAGCGCTAAACAATTCCTTGAGGCGTTTGTCAGGAACGCGGGCATAAATCTGCATATAGAGTACCGCGGCGAGGACCTTCATCATGTCCTCGAGGCGATATTCAAGGCTTTAGGCCGGGCCATGTGCGACGCGACAAGGTTGGACCCGCGCATCAAAGGGGTCCCGTCTACAAAAGGGAAATTATGA
- the hisI gene encoding phosphoribosyl-AMP cyclohydrolase — protein MNKFISGLKFDGNGLIPAVIQDYKNNEVLMVAYMNDVAVKKTIETKRAHFYSRSRKKLWLKGESSGHVQKVKEIRFDCDADCLLVKVEQVGGACHTGYRSCFYRKLKDGKGNTAVSGKKIFDPDKVYKK, from the coding sequence ATGAATAAATTCATCTCCGGATTGAAATTCGACGGGAACGGGCTTATACCGGCCGTCATACAGGACTACAAGAATAACGAGGTACTCATGGTGGCTTACATGAATGACGTCGCCGTGAAGAAGACTATAGAGACGAAGAGGGCGCATTTCTATTCGCGGTCGAGAAAGAAATTGTGGTTGAAGGGCGAATCGTCCGGCCATGTCCAGAAAGTAAAGGAGATAAGGTTCGATTGCGACGCAGACTGCCTTCTCGTCAAGGTCGAACAGGTAGGCGGGGCCTGCCATACGGGCTACCGTTCGTGTTTTTACCGCAAGTTAAAAGACGGGAAAGGGAATACCGCCGTATCCGGAAAGAAGATATTCGACCCGGATAAGGTCTATAAAAAATAA